One Mobula birostris isolate sMobBir1 chromosome 4, sMobBir1.hap1, whole genome shotgun sequence DNA window includes the following coding sequences:
- the pou4f2 gene encoding POU domain, class 4, transcription factor 2 has protein sequence MMMMSMNGKQAFGMPPPPHSSNLPESKYSSLHTSSASNSSSTPSISSSSSSNSSSSSSNSEAMCRACLPTPPSNIFGGLDESLVARAEALAAVDIVPQSTKSHPFKPDATYHTMNSIPCTSSSSSGPISHPSSLGSHQHHHHHHHHHHHQQHHQQQHQQQQQPPPHPSLEGELLEHLSPGLGLSAMAAPDGSVVSPPAAPPHLGGLAHMHQAMSMAGHGLTASHGALGCMGEVDADPRDLEAFAERFKQRRIKLGVTQADVGAALANLKIPGVGSLSQSTICRFESLTLSHNNMIALKPILQAWLEEAEKSHRDKLSKPELFNGADKKRKRTSIAAPEKRSLEAYFAIQPRPSSEKIAAIAEKLDLKKNVVRVWFCNQRQKQKRMKYSAGH, from the exons atgatgatgatgtcgatGAATGGGAAGCAGGCGTTCGGCATGCCACCACCGCCGCACTCGTCCAACCTGCCCGAGTCCAAGTACTCGAGCCTGCACACGTCCTCTGCTTCCAACTCATCGTCCACTCCATCCATCAGCAGCAGTAGCAGCagcaacagcagcagcagcagcagcaactcAGAGGCGATGTGCCGAGCCTGTCTCCCAACCCCACCG AGCAATATATTCGGCGGGCTGGATGAAAGTTTGGTGGCCCGCGCCGAAGCTCTGGCGGCTGTGGACATTGTACCGCAGAGCACCAAGAGCCATCCGTTCAAGCCGGACGCCACCTACCACACCATGAACAGCATCCCGTGCACCTCCAGTTCGTCTTCAGGCCCCATCTCTCACCCTTCCTCGCTGGGCTCGCACCAGCACCATCaccaccatcaccaccaccaccaccaccagcagcaCCACCAGCAGCAgcatcagcagcagcagcagccgcCGCCTCACCCGAGCTTGGAGGGAGAGCTGCTCGAGCACCTGTCTCCGGGCCTGGGGCTGTCGGCCATGGCGGCGCCCGACGGCAGCGTGGTGTCCCCGCCGGCGGCGCCGCCTCACCTGGGCGGCCTGGCCCACATGCACCAGGCTATGAGCATGGCAGGCCACGGCCTAACCGCCTCACACGGTGCCCTGGGCTGCATGGGCGAGGTGGACGCCGACCCCCGCGACCTGGAAGCGTTCGCGGAGCGCTTCAAGCAGCGGCGGATCAAGCTCGGCGTGACCCAGGCGGACGTGGGAGCGGCGCTCGCCAACCTGAAGATTCCGGGCGTGGGCTCGCTCAGCCAGAGCACCATCTGCCGCTTCGAGTCGCTGACGCTGTCGCACAACAACATGATCGCGCTCAAGCCCATCCTGCAGGCGTGGCTGGAGGAGGCCGAGAAGTCTCACCGCGACAAGCTCAGCAAGCCCGAACTCTTCAACGGCGCCGACAAGAAGAGGAAGCGCACGTCGATCGCCGCGCCCGAGAAGCGCTCCCTCGAAGCCTACTTCGCCATCCAGCCGAGGCCGTCGTCCGAGAAAATTGCCGCCATCGCCGAGAAGCTCGACCTGAAGAAGAACGTGGTTCGCGTCTGGTTTTGCAaccagagacagaaacagaaacGGATGAAATACTCTGCAGGCCACTAG